One genomic window of Halorubrum hochsteinianum includes the following:
- a CDS encoding glycosyltransferase family 4 protein, with product MRVALVLAGDVESESGGFYYDRRLRDRLRERGHAVEVVSLPRGSYRERLAPNLRADRLADRLSEFDVVVEDGLAHPSVLLANRSLDAPTVALVHMIAWRAHAARAPRAPAESGPVGRVRSELGRRGVAAIERRFLRGVDAAVYNAEATRRDAADLGGPARSVVAPPAGDRFEPAISEEAVRDRAQSGPLEVTFLGNLVPRKGLDALVDGVARLERDEVDWRLTVVGDRTIDPGYVERVERAVAAAGIGDRVRFVGRLDDGAVAARLRESHALAVPSRYEPFGMVYAEAMGFGCVPVATTAGGAGEFVRDGESGVLVSPDDPRAVARALRDLDDRDRLAEMGVAARRDYEARPGWTEALDPVIDFLAAEAGSEATADGKPAANRETAANRETTANRETGGDAA from the coding sequence ATGCGCGTCGCCCTCGTGCTCGCCGGCGACGTCGAGTCGGAGTCCGGCGGGTTCTACTACGACCGCCGGCTCCGCGACCGCCTCCGCGAGCGCGGCCACGCCGTCGAGGTCGTCTCGCTCCCCCGGGGCTCCTACCGGGAGCGCCTCGCCCCGAACCTCCGTGCCGATCGGCTCGCGGACCGGCTGTCGGAGTTCGACGTGGTCGTCGAGGACGGGCTGGCGCACCCGTCCGTGCTGCTCGCCAACCGGTCGCTCGACGCGCCGACCGTCGCGCTCGTCCACATGATCGCGTGGCGAGCGCACGCGGCCCGAGCGCCCCGAGCGCCCGCCGAGAGCGGTCCGGTCGGGCGCGTCCGCTCCGAACTCGGCCGCCGCGGAGTCGCGGCGATCGAGCGCCGGTTCCTCCGCGGGGTCGACGCCGCGGTGTACAACGCGGAGGCGACCCGGCGGGACGCGGCCGACCTCGGCGGTCCCGCCCGGAGCGTGGTCGCGCCGCCGGCCGGCGACCGGTTCGAGCCGGCGATCTCCGAGGAGGCCGTCCGGGACCGGGCGCAATCCGGCCCGCTTGAGGTGACGTTCCTCGGGAACCTCGTCCCCCGCAAGGGGCTCGACGCGCTCGTCGACGGCGTCGCTCGGCTCGAACGGGACGAGGTCGACTGGCGGCTGACCGTCGTCGGCGACCGGACGATCGATCCCGGGTACGTCGAGCGCGTCGAGCGCGCGGTCGCCGCGGCCGGGATCGGCGACCGGGTCCGCTTCGTCGGCCGGCTCGACGACGGGGCGGTCGCGGCGCGGCTCCGCGAGAGCCACGCCCTGGCGGTCCCCTCGCGGTACGAGCCGTTCGGGATGGTGTACGCGGAGGCGATGGGGTTCGGCTGCGTCCCGGTGGCGACGACCGCGGGCGGGGCCGGCGAGTTCGTCCGCGACGGCGAGTCCGGGGTCCTCGTGTCCCCCGACGACCCGCGGGCCGTCGCGCGGGCGCTCCGGGACCTCGACGACCGCGACCGGCTGGCCGAGATGGGGGTCGCGGCGCGCCGCGACTACGAGGCGCGCCCGGGGTGGACCGAGGCGCTCGACCCCGTGATCGACTTCCTGGCTGCGGAGGCGGGAAGCGAGGCGACCGCGGACGGGAAGCCAGCCGCGAACCGCGAGACGGCCGCGAACCGCGAGACGACTGCGAACCGCGAGACGGGAGGTGACGCCGCGTGA
- a CDS encoding zinc-dependent alcohol dehydrogenase, whose product MSGGDAGRAVEFVGPERVDVVGIDEPDPAPDEAVVEASVSAVSAGSELLAYRGELDPETVADEELPSLDGDLSYPLRYGYAVVGRVTAVGDAVDPAWRDRTVFAFNPHESRFAVPPDGLRRVPDGIGPETATLFANAETAVTLTLDAAPRIGERVAVFGEGVVGLLTTALLARSGAETVVAVEPREDRRSLAAEFGADAVVDPTRHDGRSGVVDAVRERAGDGVDLAVEVSGRPETLETAVETTRFDGRVVVGSWYGIKRADLGFGDHFHRGRVSVRSSQVTTIAPELRGRWDRERRRETAWRELRRLDDDLDVTDRLVTDRVPVSDAPSAYRRLADGRDATRQILFTYPCTN is encoded by the coding sequence GTGAGCGGGGGCGACGCCGGGCGCGCGGTCGAGTTCGTCGGCCCGGAGCGCGTCGACGTGGTCGGCATCGACGAGCCCGACCCCGCCCCGGACGAGGCGGTCGTCGAGGCGTCGGTCTCGGCGGTCAGCGCGGGGTCGGAGCTGCTCGCGTACCGCGGCGAGCTCGACCCGGAAACGGTCGCCGACGAGGAGCTGCCGTCGCTGGACGGCGACCTCTCGTACCCGCTCCGGTACGGCTACGCGGTCGTCGGGCGCGTGACCGCTGTCGGCGACGCCGTCGACCCGGCGTGGCGCGACCGGACCGTCTTCGCGTTCAACCCCCACGAGAGCCGGTTCGCCGTCCCGCCGGACGGGCTCCGACGGGTCCCCGACGGGATCGGCCCGGAGACCGCGACGCTGTTCGCGAACGCGGAGACCGCGGTCACCCTGACGCTCGACGCCGCCCCGCGGATCGGCGAGCGCGTCGCGGTGTTCGGGGAGGGCGTCGTGGGACTGCTCACGACCGCGCTGCTGGCGCGGAGCGGGGCCGAGACCGTCGTCGCGGTCGAGCCGAGGGAGGACCGGCGGTCGCTCGCGGCGGAGTTCGGCGCGGACGCCGTCGTCGACCCGACCCGACACGACGGGCGGTCGGGCGTCGTCGACGCGGTCCGCGAGCGGGCCGGCGACGGCGTCGACCTCGCGGTCGAGGTGTCCGGCCGCCCGGAGACGCTGGAGACGGCGGTCGAGACCACCCGGTTCGACGGCCGGGTCGTCGTGGGGTCGTGGTACGGGATCAAGCGCGCCGACCTCGGCTTCGGCGACCACTTCCACCGCGGACGGGTGTCGGTCCGGAGCAGTCAGGTCACCACCATCGCGCCCGAACTGCGCGGGCGCTGGGACCGCGAGCGCCGCCGCGAGACCGCGTGGCGCGAACTCCGGCGGCTCGACGACGACCTCGACGTCACCGACCGGCTCGTCACCGACCGCGTTCCCGTCTCCGACGCGCCGAGCGCGTACCGGCGACTCGCGGACGGGCGGGACGCGACCCGCCAGATCCTGTTCACCTACCCATGTACGAACTGA
- a CDS encoding DUF7475 family protein: protein MAHSNADVEGASLTPLHWVGIVAAAVTATAHVVLGVRAGGTFLVLFLFAALGFGAGVAAVVFDYRRRLAYALGIPFTAGQIVLWYVLNDVPPIPTSHAVDKVAQVVLIAVLAVLLSRES from the coding sequence ATGGCACACTCGAACGCGGACGTCGAGGGCGCGTCGCTGACGCCGCTGCACTGGGTCGGAATCGTGGCGGCGGCCGTGACCGCGACCGCACACGTCGTCCTCGGCGTCCGGGCCGGCGGGACGTTCCTGGTCCTGTTCCTCTTCGCGGCGCTCGGATTCGGTGCCGGCGTCGCGGCGGTCGTCTTCGACTACCGCCGACGGCTGGCGTACGCGCTCGGCATCCCCTTCACCGCCGGACAGATCGTCCTGTGGTACGTCCTCAACGACGTCCCGCCGATCCCGACGAGCCACGCGGTCGACAAGGTCGCGCAGGTCGTGTTGATCGCCGTCCTCGCGGTCCTGTTGTCCCGGGAGTCGTGA
- the purS gene encoding phosphoribosylformylglycinamidine synthase subunit PurS: protein MTDYTATVTVRLKRGVLDPEAETTQQALERLGFELDDLRSADRFEVDLAAADADEAAERAGEMAERLLANPTIHDYDVAVAER from the coding sequence ATGACCGACTACACGGCGACGGTGACGGTCCGGCTGAAGCGGGGCGTCCTCGATCCGGAGGCCGAGACGACCCAGCAGGCCCTCGAACGGCTCGGGTTCGAGCTCGACGACCTCCGCTCGGCGGACCGCTTCGAGGTCGACCTCGCCGCCGCCGACGCCGACGAGGCCGCCGAACGCGCGGGCGAGATGGCCGAGCGCCTGCTCGCGAACCCCACGATCCACGACTACGACGTGGCGGTCGCGGAGCGATGA
- a CDS encoding formyltetrahydrofolate deformylase gives MTRELTEITVVGGDKTGLIARVTSLLFERGINIEDLDQAVREGVFRMTTRVDTAEMETSRGELRRALAELGRELDVDIQVRFPSDRDARRIALLVTKETHAPEALLEAEANGDLADDGEEAEIPVVIGNRGDLRSLAERYDKPFYDVGDGSGNTDEERLLDLLAEYDVDLIALARYMRILSPEVVFRYEGRIINVHPSLLPAFPGAEAYRQAKDAGVRIAGVTAHYVTTDLDQGPVIAQRAFDVPPNADVDEIKRRGQPLEADVLLDAVRLHLADAIAVHRGTVHVREEVDVDAQLGLSEAAVEANPDEPVDGEPLTRSRPSPSDD, from the coding sequence GTGACCCGCGAACTGACCGAGATCACGGTCGTCGGAGGAGACAAGACCGGACTCATCGCGCGGGTCACCTCCCTGCTGTTCGAGCGCGGAATCAACATCGAGGACCTCGATCAGGCGGTCCGCGAGGGCGTCTTCCGGATGACGACCCGCGTCGACACCGCCGAGATGGAGACCTCCCGGGGCGAGCTCCGCCGCGCGCTCGCCGAACTCGGCCGCGAGCTCGACGTGGACATCCAGGTGCGGTTCCCGAGCGACCGAGACGCGCGCCGGATCGCGCTGCTGGTCACGAAGGAGACGCACGCGCCCGAGGCGCTGTTGGAGGCCGAGGCGAACGGCGACCTCGCCGACGACGGCGAGGAGGCCGAGATCCCGGTCGTCATCGGCAACCGCGGGGACCTCCGGTCGCTCGCGGAGCGCTACGACAAGCCCTTCTACGACGTGGGCGACGGCAGCGGGAACACCGACGAGGAGCGCCTGCTCGACCTGCTGGCCGAGTACGACGTCGACCTGATCGCGTTGGCCCGCTACATGCGCATCCTCTCGCCGGAGGTCGTCTTCCGCTACGAGGGCCGGATCATCAACGTCCACCCCTCGCTGCTGCCGGCGTTCCCCGGCGCGGAGGCGTACCGGCAGGCGAAGGACGCGGGCGTCCGGATCGCGGGCGTCACCGCCCACTACGTCACCACCGACCTCGATCAGGGCCCGGTGATCGCCCAGCGCGCCTTCGACGTGCCGCCGAACGCCGACGTCGACGAGATCAAGCGCCGCGGGCAGCCGCTGGAGGCCGACGTGCTGCTCGACGCGGTCCGGCTCCACCTCGCGGACGCCATCGCGGTCCACCGCGGTACCGTCCACGTCCGCGAAGAAGTCGACGTCGACGCGCAGTTGGGCCTCTCCGAGGCCGCGGTCGAGGCGAACCCCGACGAGCCGGTCGACGGCGAGCCGCTCACCCGGTCTCGGCCGTCGCCGTCGGACGACTGA
- the cmk gene encoding (d)CMP kinase codes for MSGTSPEPDRRIDRNLFVTVSGPPGCGATTLVEGIAEALDCGYVSGGELFREIAAERDLSLSQLIAETGESEEIDRALDKRLRRIAEKWGTANKAFVLESRLAGWIAGNRADIRIWLDAPEEVRADRTADRAEMTSEMQVREVIEEQRYKSYYGIDLSDRSIYDLVINTGRWDAESTLELALTGIEGYDVESDEGAFDTPDFEV; via the coding sequence ATGAGCGGTACCTCGCCGGAGCCCGACCGACGGATCGACCGGAACCTGTTCGTCACCGTCTCCGGCCCGCCGGGCTGCGGTGCCACGACGCTCGTCGAGGGGATCGCGGAGGCGCTCGACTGCGGCTACGTCTCCGGGGGCGAGCTGTTCCGCGAGATCGCGGCCGAACGCGACCTGAGCCTCTCGCAGCTCATCGCCGAGACCGGCGAGTCCGAGGAGATCGACCGCGCGCTCGACAAGCGGCTCCGCCGGATCGCCGAGAAGTGGGGGACAGCCAACAAGGCGTTCGTACTGGAGTCGCGGCTCGCGGGGTGGATCGCCGGCAACCGGGCGGACATCCGGATCTGGCTCGACGCGCCCGAAGAGGTCCGCGCGGACCGGACCGCCGACCGCGCGGAGATGACCTCCGAGATGCAGGTGCGCGAGGTCATTGAGGAGCAACGGTACAAGTCCTACTACGGCATCGACCTCTCCGACCGGTCGATCTACGACCTCGTGATCAACACGGGGCGCTGGGACGCCGAATCGACGCTCGAACTGGCGCTCACCGGCATCGAAGGGTACGACGTCGAGAGCGACGAGGGCGCGTTCGACACCCCGGACTTCGAGGTCTGA
- a CDS encoding ATP-dependent helicase: protein MSESTDRDAEATARALLRDAVDRGAVAAPGFDPETVPIDDADVLARLSPPVRRWWVERFGGYVAENGGFFTPPQREAIPHVDDGENCLVAAPTGSGKTLASFISVLDDLFARDRAGDLENSVYCLYVSPLKSLANDIERNLQTPLAGIGEAIAAEEADGDDAGAERDADGDADSYDPGVRQAIRHGDTSKADRQAMLSETPHVLNTTPETIAILLNSPKFKEKLRTVEYVIVDEIHSLAANKRGTHLSVSLERLTELTRDDPTDGSEDDNEPRATDEITRIGCSATVEPLDGIASFLVGRDRVDGAVGDPDGFETRPCEVVDARFSREFDLELRTPAADLIHTPRSAVTDRFYESLRDLIESHENTLVFTNSRSGAERTLQELRQRFGYDESNSGCHHGSLGEAQRTRVEEGLKAGDLDVVTTSTSLELGIDMPHLDLVVQVGSPKSVAALLQRVGRAGHSPGETVEGRVFALDRDELIECATLLARAEDGFVDRVFPPEGAYDVAAQHVYGMAINRIRPDREVREVLRRAHPYRDFDEADYERLVRYLTADYDGLESKNVYPKVWRDANDPPDGEHHHAEFPVGETLVGKRGRLARVIYMTNVGTIPDSFTCDVFTRGDEWVGTLDESYLDTLESGDVFALGGERFAFRYRRGSKVYVDRTSERPTVPSWFAERLPLSADLAREVLAFQAELLDRLTGDGQNAGPAAVRAWLREFPLDGNAVRALARMYDEQVKYAGSAGVSTPDRLVVEEELDRNEYKRRFYVHSTYGRRFNDGLSRLVASAVANRTDANVAVAVADRGFSLALPLNRKVDVAQILSDLDPETVRGDLREAVEGTDLLQRYFRINAGRALMILKRYKGYEKSAAEQQVSAEMLLSFASDLEEFAVLEETYRELLEDRLDVAGIREAVGRISAGDLAVEHRVVDSPSPLAFGLATLVDSDTVIADDESAVLREFHARVMEEIGETPRSTEGETDEVGGNSDRNAESSDRNAESADRSAEPPADRRTD, encoded by the coding sequence GTGAGCGAGTCCACGGACCGCGACGCCGAGGCCACCGCCCGGGCACTCCTCCGGGACGCGGTCGACCGCGGCGCGGTCGCGGCCCCCGGCTTCGACCCGGAGACGGTCCCGATCGACGACGCCGACGTCCTCGCCCGGCTCTCGCCGCCGGTCCGTCGCTGGTGGGTCGAGCGGTTCGGCGGGTACGTCGCCGAGAACGGCGGCTTCTTCACGCCGCCCCAGCGCGAGGCCATCCCCCACGTCGACGACGGGGAGAACTGCCTCGTCGCCGCGCCGACGGGCAGCGGGAAGACGCTCGCCTCATTCATCTCGGTCCTCGACGACCTCTTCGCGCGCGACCGCGCCGGCGACCTCGAAAACTCCGTCTACTGCCTGTACGTCTCGCCGCTGAAGTCGCTCGCGAACGACATCGAGCGCAACCTCCAGACCCCGCTTGCGGGGATCGGCGAGGCAATCGCTGCGGAGGAGGCGGACGGGGACGACGCGGGGGCCGAGCGCGACGCCGACGGCGACGCTGACTCCTACGACCCCGGCGTCAGGCAGGCGATCCGGCACGGCGACACCTCGAAGGCGGACCGGCAGGCGATGCTCTCGGAGACGCCCCACGTCCTCAACACCACGCCGGAGACGATCGCGATCTTACTCAACTCGCCGAAGTTCAAGGAGAAGCTCCGCACCGTCGAGTACGTGATCGTCGACGAGATCCACTCGCTGGCCGCGAACAAGCGCGGCACGCACCTCTCGGTGTCGCTGGAGCGATTGACCGAACTGACGCGGGACGACCCGACGGACGGCTCCGAGGACGACAACGAACCGCGAGCGACCGACGAGATCACGCGGATCGGCTGCTCCGCGACGGTCGAGCCGCTCGACGGGATCGCCTCGTTCCTCGTCGGGCGCGACCGGGTCGACGGCGCGGTCGGCGACCCCGACGGGTTCGAGACGCGCCCGTGCGAGGTGGTCGACGCGCGGTTCTCGCGGGAGTTCGACCTCGAACTCAGGACGCCCGCGGCCGACCTGATCCACACGCCGCGGTCGGCGGTGACCGACCGCTTCTACGAGTCGCTCCGCGACCTGATCGAGTCCCACGAGAACACCCTCGTGTTCACGAACTCCCGGTCCGGCGCGGAGCGTACGCTACAGGAGCTCCGCCAGCGGTTCGGCTACGACGAGTCGAACTCGGGCTGTCACCACGGCAGCCTCGGCGAGGCGCAGCGGACCCGCGTCGAGGAGGGGTTGAAGGCCGGCGACCTCGACGTGGTCACCACCTCGACGAGCCTCGAACTCGGCATCGACATGCCCCACCTCGATCTGGTGGTCCAGGTCGGCTCCCCGAAGTCGGTCGCGGCGCTGCTCCAGCGCGTCGGCCGCGCGGGCCACAGCCCGGGCGAGACGGTCGAGGGCCGGGTGTTCGCCCTCGACCGCGACGAGCTGATCGAGTGCGCCACGCTGCTCGCGCGCGCCGAGGACGGCTTCGTCGACCGCGTGTTCCCGCCCGAGGGGGCCTACGACGTGGCCGCCCAGCACGTGTACGGGATGGCGATAAACCGGATCCGCCCGGACCGCGAGGTCCGGGAGGTGCTGCGCCGGGCGCACCCGTACCGCGACTTCGACGAGGCCGACTACGAACGGCTCGTGCGGTACCTCACCGCGGACTACGACGGGCTGGAGTCGAAGAACGTCTACCCGAAGGTGTGGCGCGACGCCAACGACCCGCCCGACGGCGAGCATCACCACGCCGAGTTCCCGGTCGGGGAGACCCTCGTCGGGAAGCGCGGCCGCCTCGCGCGGGTCATCTACATGACGAACGTGGGGACGATCCCGGACTCGTTCACCTGCGACGTGTTCACGCGCGGCGACGAGTGGGTCGGCACGCTCGACGAGTCGTACCTCGACACGCTGGAGTCGGGCGACGTGTTCGCGCTCGGCGGCGAGCGGTTCGCGTTCCGCTACCGCCGCGGCTCGAAGGTGTACGTCGACCGCACGAGCGAGCGCCCGACCGTCCCCTCGTGGTTCGCCGAGCGCCTCCCCCTCTCTGCGGACCTCGCCCGCGAGGTGCTGGCGTTTCAGGCCGAACTCCTCGACCGGCTGACCGGCGACGGCCAGAACGCCGGTCCCGCGGCGGTCCGGGCGTGGCTCCGCGAGTTCCCCCTCGATGGAAACGCGGTCCGGGCGCTCGCCCGCATGTACGACGAGCAGGTCAAGTACGCGGGGTCGGCTGGCGTCTCGACGCCGGACCGGCTCGTCGTGGAGGAGGAGCTCGACCGCAACGAGTACAAGCGCCGCTTCTACGTCCACTCCACGTACGGCCGGCGGTTCAACGACGGGCTCTCGCGGCTCGTCGCGAGCGCGGTCGCGAACCGGACCGACGCCAACGTCGCGGTCGCGGTGGCGGATCGCGGGTTCTCGCTCGCGCTCCCCTTGAACCGCAAGGTCGACGTGGCACAGATCCTGTCGGACCTCGACCCGGAGACGGTCCGCGGGGACCTCCGCGAGGCCGTCGAGGGGACCGACCTGCTCCAGCGCTACTTCCGCATCAACGCCGGGCGCGCGCTCATGATCCTGAAGCGGTACAAGGGGTACGAGAAGTCGGCCGCCGAACAGCAGGTCTCCGCCGAGATGCTGCTGTCGTTCGCGAGCGACTTGGAGGAGTTCGCCGTGTTGGAGGAGACGTACCGCGAACTGCTGGAGGACCGGCTCGACGTCGCGGGGATCCGCGAGGCCGTCGGGCGGATCTCGGCGGGCGATCTGGCGGTGGAGCACCGCGTCGTCGACTCGCCCAGCCCGCTCGCGTTCGGGCTGGCGACGCTCGTCGACTCCGACACGGTCATCGCCGACGACGAGTCCGCCGTCCTCCGGGAGTTCCACGCCCGCGTGATGGAGGAGATCGGCGAGACGCCGCGGAGCACCGAGGGCGAGACCGACGAGGTCGGTGGGAACAGCGACCGCAACGCCGAGAGCAGCGACCGCAACGCCGAAAGCGCCGACCGAAGCGCCGAACCGCCCGCGGACCGACGGACGGACTGA
- a CDS encoding 6-pyruvoyl trahydropterin synthase family protein, producing MYELTVSETFVAQHFLTVPNPPADEAELHSHAFTAEATFRGPELGEYGYLLDIDLATEALGEAADRYRDETLNDRLDGNPSAERLARKLFDALAGVDAPAATELTVTVREDEAASVSYTGALE from the coding sequence ATGTACGAACTGACCGTCTCCGAGACGTTCGTCGCACAGCACTTCCTCACCGTTCCGAACCCCCCGGCCGACGAGGCGGAGCTCCACTCGCACGCGTTCACCGCGGAGGCGACGTTCCGCGGCCCCGAACTCGGCGAGTACGGCTACCTGCTCGACATCGACCTCGCGACCGAGGCCCTCGGGGAGGCCGCCGACCGCTACCGCGACGAGACGCTCAACGACCGCCTCGACGGGAACCCGAGCGCCGAGCGGCTGGCCCGGAAGCTGTTCGACGCGCTCGCCGGCGTCGACGCCCCCGCCGCGACCGAACTGACCGTGACCGTCCGCGAGGACGAGGCCGCGAGCGTCTCGTACACGGGCGCGCTGGAGTGA
- a CDS encoding class I SAM-dependent methyltransferase has product MTDHAAYLDAKRALDDRSLNRAVLDRFAAELPPEPEILEVGAGTATMVERLAEWGVIEGGRWVAVDAHEEALAAGEARVGDTVGGVDIEYRVADAFEFARDAAAAGKRFDAVVGCAFFDVVDAAPAVDALAEVAPVGYAPITYDGETRFAPPDPDDGAVLDRYHRHMREFRPGGPEGAASLARAATVIAEGPSPWEIEPPYEAGERTVLAHLLDTVEGAVGEAGLDASEWADRRRETLRAERLRYEAANRDLLVRLE; this is encoded by the coding sequence GTGACGGACCACGCCGCGTACCTCGACGCGAAGCGCGCGCTCGACGACCGCTCGCTGAACCGCGCGGTCCTCGACCGGTTCGCCGCCGAGCTCCCGCCCGAGCCGGAGATACTGGAGGTCGGTGCCGGGACGGCGACGATGGTCGAGCGCCTCGCCGAGTGGGGCGTGATCGAGGGCGGCCGGTGGGTCGCCGTCGACGCCCACGAGGAGGCGCTCGCCGCGGGCGAGGCCCGGGTGGGCGATACGGTCGGCGGCGTCGACATCGAGTACCGGGTCGCCGACGCCTTCGAGTTCGCGCGCGACGCGGCGGCTGCGGGAAAGCGGTTCGACGCGGTCGTCGGCTGCGCGTTCTTCGACGTGGTCGACGCCGCGCCCGCGGTCGACGCCCTCGCCGAGGTCGCCCCCGTCGGGTACGCGCCGATCACCTACGACGGCGAGACGCGCTTCGCCCCGCCCGACCCGGACGACGGCGCGGTCCTCGACCGCTACCACCGCCACATGCGGGAGTTTCGCCCCGGCGGCCCGGAGGGCGCGGCGTCGCTGGCCCGCGCGGCGACCGTGATCGCCGAGGGACCGTCGCCGTGGGAGATCGAACCCCCCTACGAGGCGGGCGAGCGGACGGTCCTCGCGCACCTGCTCGACACGGTCGAGGGGGCGGTCGGCGAGGCCGGCCTCGACGCGAGCGAGTGGGCGGACCGCCGCCGGGAGACGCTCCGCGCCGAGCGGCTTCGCTACGAGGCGGCGAACCGGGACCTGCTGGTCCGGCTGGAGTGA
- a CDS encoding CDP-alcohol phosphatidyltransferase family protein — protein MVGLGSQADPLDRLRLRFVAVAALGLLGLAALWRPLGTEWALAAAAPGTYLAAYAWTSLDANRPSDGDDPRARLGPANLITLFRGWLAAVLAGAVVASPPSPWVPAALFAGAVGLDAVDGAVARRTTETVLGARVDGATDALAVLVGASVAVALGSLPAWYLVAGGVWYAYAGSLWRRRRTGAPVYELPPSRVRPLVGTAQFAVVALALLPGVGGAGGSEGVVWLTALAGVSLAALLGSFARDWAAATGRLGRDDPPVSAEGNGG, from the coding sequence ATGGTCGGACTCGGGTCGCAGGCAGATCCGCTCGACCGCCTCCGCCTGCGGTTCGTCGCCGTCGCGGCGCTCGGCCTCCTCGGTCTCGCGGCGCTGTGGCGACCGCTCGGGACCGAGTGGGCCCTCGCCGCGGCCGCGCCCGGGACGTACCTGGCGGCGTACGCGTGGACGAGCCTCGACGCGAACCGTCCGTCCGACGGGGATGACCCCCGAGCGCGGCTCGGTCCGGCGAACCTGATCACGCTGTTCCGCGGCTGGCTCGCCGCTGTCCTCGCCGGCGCGGTCGTCGCGTCGCCCCCCTCTCCGTGGGTCCCCGCCGCGCTGTTCGCCGGCGCGGTCGGTCTCGACGCGGTCGACGGCGCGGTCGCCCGCCGCACGACCGAGACGGTCCTCGGCGCGCGGGTCGACGGGGCCACCGACGCGCTCGCCGTCCTCGTGGGCGCGTCGGTGGCCGTCGCGCTCGGGTCGCTACCGGCGTGGTACCTCGTCGCCGGCGGCGTCTGGTACGCCTACGCCGGGTCGCTGTGGCGGCGCAGGCGGACCGGCGCGCCGGTGTACGAACTCCCCCCGAGCCGGGTCCGTCCGCTCGTCGGCACCGCCCAGTTCGCCGTCGTCGCGCTCGCGCTCCTCCCGGGCGTCGGCGGCGCTGGCGGGAGTGAGGGGGTCGTCTGGCTCACCGCGCTCGCGGGGGTCTCGCTCGCGGCGCTGCTGGGGAGTTTCGCCCGGGACTGGGCGGCCGCGACGGGGCGGCTGGGCCGCGACGATCCGCCGGTCTCGGCGGAGGGGAACGGCGGCTGA
- a CDS encoding NADH:flavin oxidoreductase, with amino-acid sequence MADDPLFDEFELNGHTLDNRVGLAPMTRTSATDEGHPTDRMARYYASFARGGFSFLVTEGVHPDATHSQGYPNQPGLATDEQAAAWEPVVDAVHEEGSPIFAQLMHAGAQAQGNRYGYGPVAPSSHRPPGEMAEMYGGSGEFPEADGLDAEGLDDVKAGFVAAAERAVDAGFDGIEVHAANGYLLHEFVDPLVNERDDEYGGSPEARARFPAEVTAAIDEATPDEFVVGVRASQAAVVDQERVWPDGEATAAALFGALSDAGADYVHVTGGDATAPEVPDTERTLAELAVEHADGVAVVANGSLGDPENARAALADGSDLITLGTGALANHDWPNRVRAGEPLDDLDPSVVFQPDASLSDPEVPGDD; translated from the coding sequence ATGGCCGACGACCCGCTTTTCGACGAGTTCGAACTGAACGGACACACCCTCGACAACCGCGTCGGTCTCGCGCCGATGACGCGGACGAGCGCGACCGACGAGGGGCACCCGACGGACCGGATGGCGCGGTACTACGCCTCCTTCGCCCGCGGCGGCTTCTCGTTCCTCGTCACCGAGGGCGTCCACCCGGACGCGACGCACAGTCAGGGCTACCCCAACCAGCCCGGCCTCGCGACCGACGAACAGGCGGCGGCGTGGGAGCCGGTCGTCGACGCCGTCCACGAGGAGGGCAGCCCCATCTTCGCTCAGCTGATGCACGCCGGGGCGCAGGCGCAGGGCAACCGCTACGGGTACGGTCCCGTCGCCCCCTCCTCGCACCGCCCGCCGGGCGAGATGGCCGAGATGTACGGCGGTTCGGGCGAGTTCCCCGAGGCGGACGGACTCGACGCCGAGGGGCTCGACGACGTGAAGGCGGGCTTCGTCGCGGCGGCGGAGCGCGCGGTCGACGCCGGCTTCGACGGGATCGAAGTCCACGCCGCGAACGGCTACCTCCTCCACGAGTTCGTCGACCCGCTGGTCAACGAGCGCGACGACGAGTACGGCGGGTCGCCGGAGGCCCGCGCGCGGTTCCCCGCCGAGGTGACGGCGGCCATCGACGAGGCAACGCCGGACGAGTTCGTCGTCGGCGTCCGCGCGTCGCAGGCGGCGGTAGTCGATCAGGAGCGCGTGTGGCCCGACGGCGAGGCGACCGCCGCCGCGCTGTTCGGCGCGCTCTCCGACGCCGGTGCCGACTACGTCCACGTCACCGGCGGCGACGCGACCGCGCCCGAGGTGCCGGACACCGAACGGACGCTCGCGGAACTCGCCGTGGAACACGCCGACGGCGTCGCCGTGGTCGCCAACGGGAGCCTCGGCGACCCCGAGAACGCCCGCGCCGCGCTGGCCGACGGCTCCGACCTGATCACGCTCGGGACCGGCGCGCTCGCCAACCACGACTGGCCCAACCGGGTCCGGGCGGGCGAGCCGCTCGACGACCTCGACCCGAGCGTCGTCTTCCAGCCCGACGCCTCGCTCAGCGACCCCGAGGTCCCCGGCGACGACTGA